In Spodoptera frugiperda isolate SF20-4 chromosome 1, AGI-APGP_CSIRO_Sfru_2.0, whole genome shotgun sequence, the following are encoded in one genomic region:
- the LOC118278832 gene encoding zinc finger protein 569-like, translated as MAHVVVLDSIDEDIFVCGTCKTVFNSLQIFLDHKRSKCTNIVLERTYSNVDLMQPAGLGDPFPENISTLHQSQELSEPVPEADQTWPKDLTCSTCKKKFKKVRTLMAHMKTHCEKPYQCPICGRCFIQNSHLQRHITSHRIWPDGLRETTAQTPEEELLSYTCSYCNLILVNYSQYRAHLKNHLSLKKYKCIQGECLEFFETVDSLLHHVSIEHERPVYICHLCSSTFNSLEDIAAHLQSDNDGCKDSQNKLKVYKCSQCDARFRKSEKLTLHLLTENHNKICIHCNKTFASDKRLRLHLQIHRTLKPFQCNICNSSFHMKKYLSTHMLKHGNRQFKCSVCKYTFKRQDLLQRHMKLHQAKKMLKCPFKDALDCKKEFSRTDKLKSHIKSHTKHVTLHTKTKKAAHENVNKLDTNQ; from the coding sequence ATGGCTCACGTCGTGGTTTTGGATTCAATTGATGAAGATATTTTCGTTTGTGGGACTTGTAAAACTGTATTTAACTCGTTACAAATATTCCTTGACCATAAAAGATCAAAATGTACCAATATCGTTTTAGAAAGAACTTATTCGAATGTTGATTTGATGCAGCCAGCGGGTCTTGGTGACCCTTTTCCTGAaaacattagtactttacatcAAAGCCAGGAATTATCTGAACCAGTGCCAGAGGCAGATCAGACATGGCCCAAGGATCTAACTTGTAGTACTTGTaagaagaaatttaaaaaagttagaaCTTTGATGGCTCACATGAAAACACATTGCGAAAAACCATACCAGTGTCCTATTTGTGGTAgatgttttattcaaaattcacaTTTGCAAAGACACATTACTTCACATAGAATATGGCCAGATGGTCTAAGGGAGACTACAGCACAAACTCCTGAAGAAGAActtttgagttacacatgttCATATTGTAACTTGATTTTGGTAAATTACAGTCAATATAGGGCTCACCTCAAGAATCATTTATCTCTAAAGAAATATAAGTGCATACAAGGCGAATGTTTAGAGTTTTTCGAAACAGTTGATAGTTTGCTTCATCATGTGTCCATTGAGCATGAAAGACCTGTCTATATTTGTCATCTGTGTAGTTCTACTTTCAATAGCTTGGAAGATATTGCTGCACACTTGCAGAGTGATAATGATGGGTGCAAAGATAGCCAAAATAAGCTAAAAGTATATAAATGCTCACAATGTGATGCTAgatttcgaaaatctgaaaaactgACACTTCATTTATTGACGGAGAATCATAACAAGATATgtattcattgtaataaaacCTTTGCAAGTGATAAGAGATTGCGTCTGCACCTACAAATACATAGGACACTGAAACCATTTCAGTGTAACATTTGCAACAGTAGTTTCCACATGAAGAAATATTTATCAACACACATGCTGAAACATGGTAATAGGCAGTTTAAGTGCTCAGTGTGTAAGTATACATTCAAAAGACAAGATTTGCTTCAAAGGCATATGAAGTTACATCAAGCTAAGAAAATGTTGAAATGTCCCTTCAAAGATGCTTTGGATTGCAAGAAGGAATTTAGCCGTACTGACAAATTGAAATCACATATAAAATCTCACACAAAACATGTTACTCTTCATACAAAGACTAAAAAGGCTGCTCATGAAAATGTAAACAAGCTAGATACCAATCAGTAG
- the LOC118278830 gene encoding transcription and mRNA export factor ENY2 — translation MTVNNTIAHQRLVLTGDRERFKELLRRRLIECGWRDQVRMLCRDVVKENESNNITFDMLAARVTPRARALVPDTVKKELLQKIKTHLLTQKDQ, via the exons ATGACTGTAAACAATACTATAGCACATCAGCGATTGGTTTTAACCGGCGACAGGGAAAG ATTCAAAGAGCTTTTAAGAAGAAGATTGATTGAATGCGGCTGGAGAGATCAAGTTAGAATGCTCTGCCGAGATGTAGTCAAAGAAAATGAAAGTAATAATATCACATTTGACATGCTAGCTGCCAGGGTTACTCCTCGTGCACGAGCTTTAGTTCCTGACACTGTGAAGAAAGAACTCCTTCAGAAAATTAAAACTCATCTACTCACTCAAAAAGACCAATAG